The window AAATATCTTCCCTTCATACCAGCGAAATAGCTCATCAGGTCTCGAAAGACCATTTTCCATGGCCTGAGACAGAGTTGTTATGGCATCAAATGCTTCAACACCAAAGAAACCGGGTATTTCCTGATGTAGTGCTTCAAAGTCAGCTATGAAGCTGTGATCTAAATTGTAGGATGGATAAGTATAGACAAGACCATTTGTAAACTCTGGTTCATTTAAGAGCTCTGATCTCTCTATAGGACGTGTCCCCACGAGCTGTGAGTTAATCCCGGACAGACGGGCCTTCTTTGCAATTTCAGCTGCCTCACCGGCACTGATAAGGACTAAAGCATCCGGACTGCTGTTATATATATCCTTAAGTTTTGTTCTGATGTCTAATTGTTGAGGATCGTACACATGGTCAGCAACTATTCGGTCTGGGAATCTGTTTTTAAGCATTTCAATCCAGCTTTTTCCCAGATTATTGTCCATTCCCATAACAGCGATACGTTCAAAAGATTCAAGGTACTCATTTAGTTGACGCTGCTCCTGTACGGCATCAAGGGTAAACCTCACTGTCCTGTTTTCAGCTTTACGATCAAGAGCGGCACTTCCAATGGCTATATGGAATATATTCTCTTCAGCCGCCAGGGGGTGAATTGCATCTGAAGCCCAGCTTGAACAGGAGATGACAGTGTGAAGTTTGTCCTCAAAGCGGATTAGTTCCTGGAAAACGTTGACAGCACTTTGTTTGTCAGCACCACCATCTTTAAAAACAAGTTCATAAAGTTGATTATATTTTTCAGCGCCAATCATGATTGCTTTTTGTTGCTCCAAAGCAATGTCAGAAAATGCTGATGAAAAAGGCAGTATGACCCCGATAACAGGTTTACCGGAATTATCATTTTTGTCCTGGGCAAGTATCACGCCAGGATTAAATGAGTATAATTGTAAAGCAAAAATAATTGTCAACAGGTATGTTACTTTTGGCATTCCTACCCTCCTGAATATGAATGATTGATTCTGATAAACAATTGAATTTATTAGTTTGCCGTATGAACTTTTTTTGTCGGGGTTTCATTTAAAGCTATTATCTCTTATATGCAACCATAACCTTAACCCCAGCTTCCGCATGTTTAGTCGAAATTCTATGTTATTTCAAAATGTTATCTTATTTCAGGCTTATTTTTTCGGCACTACTTTTGTGGCGATGTAAGAATATCGGAACACGGATACGATGAACTGGTAGAAGATGGGCTGAATGTCAGAGAAGTACTCGGTAGCAACCTTACATAAAGAACCTTTTAAACATCAAGCTCAGACGATCAGGTCTTCATGAGCGTGAATACGGGCCTGCCTTTTTCGCTTGTAATCCCCACCAAAAAATGGTTACTTGACCGGAATTTGATTAAACAGGGACTTTTCAAGGCTTTTCTGATAATACCCAGGGAACAGGCTGGGGGCAAGCCATTGGCTAATTGAGAATAATGAAATGATGGTTAAAGAAAACAACTTGCCGTACAGAGGGAAAAAGTCATGACGACCCTGCGGCTATTTTCCAGCAGGTTCGATTCCGTGCCGGCAGCCACATCCTGGTATTTGGCGGACCTTGGCGAGGCACGGGGCAAACAGGAATTATTTTCCCGCCAATCGCCCCAGCGTCTCAAGGCTCTGCGGGAGCACGCCCTCGTTGAAAGCGCGGTGTCGTCCAACCGGATTGAAGGCGTTGAAGTCGATCAATCTCGTATTACCACCATCGTTTTCGGCCAGCCTCTTCTGAAGCACCGTGATGAGGAAGAAGTCCGGGGATACAGACAGGCCTTGACCTGGATTCATGATCAAGGCTTAAAAATCCCTGTATCCGAAGAAACGATTCTTCAGTTCCACCGTATGACACGCGGTGAGATCTGGGATGCCGGAAAATACAAGGAGAAAGACGGCGATATTATCGAAAAGTATCAGGATGGCCGGTCACGGGTCCGCTTCAGAACTGTTTCAGCCAAGGTTACACCGAGTTACATGAAGGAGATGATCGGATTGTACGAAGATGCCATCGGTGATCGTATAGTTCCAGGGTTTGTCCTTCTGGCTGCCTTCAACCTTGATTTTTTGTGCATCAACCCCTTTCGTGACGGCAACGGTCGTGTTTCAAGGCTGCTCTTGCTTCTGCAGTGTTACCATTTGGGTTTAGAGGTAGGACGGTATATCAGTCTGGAGCGCCTCATCGAACAGAACAAGGAACGATATTACGAGACCCTGGAGCAAAGTTCCCAGGGCTGGCATGAAGGCAAACACGACCCCTGGCCATACATCAATTTCATTCTTTCCATCATCAGGACGGCCTGTCTTGAATTTGAGCAGCGTATCGGGCGAATGCAGAGTCCCAAGGGCGAAAAAACAAGACTCGTATTACACGCTATCAACAACATATCTGGTTCTTTCAGTGTGGCCGAACTCCAAAACAAGTGCCCCAACGTTAGCGTGGATATGATCCGGCGCATTCTCAAAAATCTTCGGGCCAGGGATCAGGTTAAATGTCTAGGCCGCGGCCAGAACGCCCGGTGGGAAAAAACCGCCAAGTGGGAATTGGGTAATGTCCAATGAATTGGGTAACGCATTGGGTAATTTTAGGGATTTTCTGTTGCCAACCTCAAGAATTTCAGACAGTTCTTCCTTACGTTTCCAGATTTGGGAAAAGGCTACACGTTGCGTAGCGAATTGGGTTGGTCCCATTACCGGCTCATAATGCGGGTTCCTGATCCTGAATCGACAGAGAACAGTTCCTTGCTGCCAAATATCTGCGAGTCCTGCCCAGTGAGGATGAGCTGGCACGGGAACTGGATGCCAGACATGTGTTTAAGGTCAATAGGGAAGGAGGAAAAGAATGAGAGCAGAGCCGGGCTAACCTGCATTCCTGCCGCGACCCTGGCTGCATAGATATGGGCCTGGCTTTTTTTCTTGTAATCCACTGAAGAAAATGGTTACTTGACCTGAATTTGATTCAAAAGGGCTTTTTTAAAGGCTTTTCTGATAATATCCAGGGAACAGGGTGTGGTCATCAGTGCTCCAATGACAACCTGAAGACTCTTACAGTGCCCATTTTGAGGGTAAAACAGGCGTTCTAAGGCAGAATATCAGCCTGTTTTTGGAACGTATCATTTGAAAATTCAGCAGATTGGCTTGGTCCGACCCCAAACAACTGTTCCGCCAGATAATCTATAAGAAATCAATGGCCAGGAGATAAACATCCAACATGGTTTGCATCTCTTGAATTAACAACCAGCACCAATCAAAACAATGGAATACACCACCAAAAACGAAGTTAATGATCTTTCCATCTTTCAAGAAGACCAGAGGATTTATGATCAAAGAGCATGCGGCCGATTAAGAGGCAGTAGCACAAGTTTCCGAATTATCGACGCATTCTCCGGGGCTGGAGGTATGACTTTGGGATTTTCCGGGTTTCTCAACCACGCCTTTAAGCCGGTTTGGGCCAACGACTTCGATAAATACTGCGTTGAGACATACAATAAAAATTTCGGAGGACACTGTATTCCAGGAGACATTGTCGAGATATTGAAAAATCCCGCCATTACCATACCGGATGCTGACGTGGTAATCGGGGGGCCTCCTTGCCAGGGGTTCAGCCTGTTGAATAAAAATCGTGATGGCGATCCCAGAAAACAGCTTTGGAGGCCTTTTCTTGAAATTGTCGAACGTTCAGGGGCAAAGGCCTTTGTCATGGAAAACGTTCCTCAACTTTTAGGATCATTTGAGCACGGTGAAATTATCGGCATGGCCCAAGCCATGGGCTTCAAGGTCTGGGCCGAGGTACTATGCGCTGCAGACTATGGGGTCCCTCAGACCCGCCGCCGGGCGTTCATCATAGGATGCAGGATAATCGATCCCAAAGTGCTGTTTCCGCCACGAAAAACCCATTACAATCCCAATGGAAAAAACAGTAAGCATTCTTCGTCGTTATTAAAACTGAGCGATTATCTGCATAAGCCAAAGAAATGGAAGAGTGTCAGGGATGCAATAGGAGATTTGCCCCCGCCTGAAGGAACTGAAATAAGAAATGTTCCACCACCGTTGGATCTGCATTTTGGACGTAATCCTACTGAACTCAGCCGGAAAAGATACCGGGCAATCCCGGATGAGGGAATGAACCGCTTCGATCTGCAAAAAGTCGCCCCTGATCTCACACCCAAGTGCTGGCTCAGAAAAAAATCAGGTGGAACGGATTTATTTGGAAGGCTTTGGTGGGACAAACCTGCGTTCACCATCCGTACCGAGTTTTTTAAACCCGAAAAGGGCAGATATCTTCATCCTCAGCAACACAGACCCATAACCCACCGTGAAGCAGCCAGACTGCAGACCTTTCCGGATGAGTTCGTCCTCAAGGGAACCAAGATTGAAATTGCCAAGCAAATCGGCAATGCGGTTCCTCCTGTGATGGCGGCCCGTGTAGCGGACGTGGTTTACACTCTTTTGACCTTCAAGGGTTACCACAATGGTTGACTGCTTCAGCGAAGAAAAAAGAAGCTGGGTCATGAGCCGGGTAAAAGGCTGTAATACCAAACCTGAAATGATAGTGAGGTCCATGGTCTTTCGCATGGGATTCAGGTTTCGCCTCCATCGGAGAGATTTACCCGGAACCCCTGACATCGTCCTGCCCAGGCTCAAAAAAATCATATTCGTTCACGGATGTTTCTGGCATGGACATGAAAAGTGCTCCAAGCGTAAACGGCCGAATGAAAACCAGTCTTTCTGGAACAAGAAGCTCAACGACAATATCAATAGGGACAGGAACAACATTCAGCATTTGAAGGATCTGGGCTGGGACGTACTTGTGATTTGGGAATGTGAAACCAGAAATGCACAAAACTTGTCAAAAAAATTAGAGGTTTTTTTAAATGACGGTTGATCAGGAAAAAACACTTCAGGAAATCGAAAACCTGATTCTCAACTTCAAGGTCGAGCTTAAGAAGGATGACCTTCGATCAAAAGTAACTGCCTTGGTGCCGGTTTTCCATAAACTACGAAAGATGGGCCAATCGTTGGTCTCTTCAAAGCACACATCCTCTGCGAGAGAGCGTATTCTTTATTACTTTCGTAAATATCCCAAAGTGGTGATTGCCTGTGATGAACTGATGGTTGTCTCCGGAATACAGGATTACCCTCGAAGGATAAGGGAATTGAGGGTTCAGTTCGGTTGGTCCGTTGCTAGCGGTGTGACCATAAAGGAAATGCTTCTGGATCAGGAGGTGGAAATTCCTGATGAATACCGGGACATGAAACCAGACGATTATGTACTGCTTGATGAAGACCAGGACAGGGATGCGGCCCACCGGTGGAATCTGGCCAATAGCATTCGTAAAGAAAAAGGTTCGATTCGCAGCAAAATTCTCAAATATCTCCGGAAAAATGTGGGCAAACAGGTCACCAACTAAGAATTACGATATGTTTCAGGAAACAAAATGGAATGGGCAAGACGGGTCCGCGAGCTCAGGACTGAACTAGGGTGGCCCATAGTCACCAAGTCTACAGGCCGCCCGGACCTGGCAATAGGTGCCTACACGCTTGAAGCCGACCGTCAAGGTTATGAACACGATAGGAAGATACCAGACAATATTCGCAGGGAAGTGCTGCGGAGAGATGGATACAAATGCAGTGAGTGCAGCTGGTCACATGAAGAATGGAACCCCTCCGATCCAAGGCACCTCGAATTGCACCACATTCAATATCATGCGAAGGGTGGTAAGAATACAAAAGAAAACCTCCAAACTTTTTGTACTGTATGTCATGACAAGATTCATAAGGTTAAGAAGTGATTTTTTTTGTAGCCCGTCTTTCGACAAGGCCAGATACACGGACTGGGACCGCCGTGACGATATCAAGGCCGAACTCAAGGCTGATCTGATCATTCTCCTGGCCGAGCACGGCTATCCCCCGGTGGACCGGGATGAAGTATATAAGGAAATCTTTGAACAGGCTGAGAATTTCAAGAAGTATCAAACCAGGGTCGGGGCTTGAAAGGTCCCGTGCCATAGACCAGGCTAAGCAGATACATTGGAATAAATCTTTTGTTGCAGCGTGAAAAAATATCTTTCCAACCTTTAACAAAACATATATGAGCTAAAGCATGAACCTTGAACAAATATTCTATGCACTAATCATTATTGGCATTCTGCTCATTGCAGGAAAAATAATTCGTCGCAAATTCGAAATCTTTCAAAAGCTATTCATACCCGCGTCCATCATTGCCGGCTTTATCGGGCTGATTTTAGGCCACCAGGTCCTTGGCAACGGTCTTCAATTGATAATCAAACAAGAACACTGGCTCTGGCAGGGTCTATTCCCGCAAAGCATTCTTGATGTCTGGTCAGGACTTCCCGGGCTGCTTATAAGCGTGGTTTTTGCTGCCCTGTTTCTCGGCAAAAAAATTCCTCCAGTAAAAGAAATCTGGCATAAAGCAGGCCCCATGGTGGCTCATGGTCAAACCATGGCCTGGGGACAATATGTAATAGGCATTTCCCTTGCTCTTTTTCTGCTGACTCCCGTGTGGGGCATCAGCCCCTTATCCGGAGCACTGATAGAAATCAGCTTTGAAGGCGGCCATGGGACTGCTGCAGGCCTTGCCGATACTTTTAAGGAGCTTGGTTTTGCAGATGGAGCAGATCTGGCTCTGGCGCTGGCAACTGTTGGGGTTGTAATGGGAACTCTTCTTGGCATTTTGCTCATCAACTGGGGAGTTCGTACTGGCAGGATTAATCCCCCTGACAAAACCAGCAGTCAGGACATGGAAGAACTTGCAGACCATGATGAAAGAGAGACCCAAAATCTTGATATTGATAAATTCAGCGCCATGACCGAGCCTCTTTCCCTGCATCTGGCTTTGGTCGGTGCAGCCATAGGCTTTGGCTGGCTTTTACATCAGGGACTTATGATCTTGGAACGAATGGCTTTTGGTGGAAGTGACTTTGAACTTATGCGCCACGTGCCTCTTTTTCCCCTGGCCATGATTGGCGGCGTCCTTATCCAGATCTTTCTGGATAAAGTACATTACTCAAAATACATTGACCGCAAACTTATAAATCGCATTTCTGGTGCAGCATTAGATATACTTATTGTTTCTGCCCTGGCTACACTGTCATTAATGGCCATTGGCGAAAATATCTATCCCTTTTTAATAATTGCAGCTGCAGGAATAGCCTGGAACCTCTTTGGTTTTATCGTGCTTGCCCCGCTTATGTTTCCGAGAAACTCTTTTGCCATGGGCATGGGTAACTTTGGGCAATGCATGGGAATGACAGTCATAGGACTTCTGCTTATGCGTATTGTTGACCCTGACAACAAAACAGGTGCCATGGAAAGCTTTGGCTACAAGCAGCTGATGTTTGAGCCGGTTGTAGGAGGAGGCTTGTTCACTGCAGCTTCCCTGCCACTAATCTATCAATTCGGCCCTGCACCAATACTCGCTGGAACTTCGGTCTTAGCTCTGGCATGGCTGATATTTGGACTGATTTATTTCGGACCACAAAAAAACAGCAAAAAAATGCAAAACACAGAGGAAGATGCTGCTCAGTAACTCTATCATTGGTGGCAGGATTCAGGAGCTTCCAGTCAAATTTGCCAACTGATCTTGTTCCTGAAAATATTGTCATAGTATTCTAATGCGGGTTGTGCCCACAACCCAATTTAAACAAGGATCGTTTCAACCCGGGGCGATAACCGTATTTTTCAGACTAAAGGCTAAAGGCTAAAGGCTGAAGGCTAAAGGCTGAAGGCTGAAGAATAAGGACCCTGGATATTATTGCTCTTGTCAGGGTTAAAAAATTTCTTTTTTTCTACAGGACTGTGGCAGTAAGTTACTAAGGTTAAAACCCGATTGTGACGGCTTGACACTGCTTCCTGCCTGGAGGGGGACTGTCCATGCTTCGGGACTGTCTCCAAGTGACTTTTCAGAAACGCGTAGTGCACCCTTTAGTCAGATGTCTTTTCACCAGAATTGAAGGAAAAAATGTGCAATCTTTAAAAGAGCTTTACCGCTACGGCATGGGGCCTTCCAGCAGCCATACCATGGGGCCCAGACGGGCTGCGGAAATATTTCGCGAGCGTAACTCAAAAGCCTGCCAGATAAAGGTGGATCTTTACGGAAGCCTGAGTCTGACCGGCAAAGGACACCTTACAGACCAGGCAATATTATCGGGCCTTGCACCCTTATCCTGCGAAATTATCTGGCATGAGAGCAGTCTTGACTTTCATCCCAATGGCATGCGCTTCAGATCTTTTGATGGCAACAACAATCTGCTGGAAGAATGGACTGTATTCAGTATTGGAGGCGGAGAACTGCGTGAACTGGGGCAATGTCAGGCAGAAACCCCTTATGTGTACAAGCAGGATTCCATGGCCATGGTGCTGGAGTGGACCGAAAAGACCGGCCAGCCCATATGGTCTCTAACAATGGAAACCGAGGGCCCATCACTTTGGGAATATTTGAAATTTGTCTGGGCCAAGATCAAACAGTCAGCTGAAGAAGGTCTTGGTAAAGAAGGCTGTCTGCCTGGTGGCCTGCACCTCAAGCGCAAAGCCCATAGCTTTATGGCCAGAACAAAACAGCTGCATAAAAAATCACAGCGCACAGCACTCCTTTCAGCTTACGCCCTGGCTGTATCCGAGCAGAATGCTGCTGGGGGTTTTGTTGTGACTGCGCCAACCTGCGGATCGTGCGGGGTGCTCCCTGCGGTTCTTCTTTATCTGAAAAAAGAGCTCAAAGTCTCTGAGGACAGCATAATCAAGGCCATGGCCACTGCCGGCATTGTGGGCAATCTGGTTAAGAGAAACGCCTCTATTTCTGGTGCAGAGGTGGGCTGTCAGGGTGAGGTGGGAGTAGCCTGTGCCATGGCTTCTGCTGCAGCTGCTCAATTGATGGGAGGTACACCGCATCAGGTGGAGTATGCTGCTGAAATTGGTCTTGAGCATCATCTGGGACTGACATGTGATCCGGTTTTGGGGCTGGTGCAAGTCCCCTGCATAGAACGAAATGCATTTGGTGCCATAAGAGGCCTGGCTGCTGCTGAATATTCCCTGCTTTCAGACGGTCGTCACCTGATAAGTTTTGACCAGGTGGTGGATGTTATGCAGCAGACCGGACATGACCTCCCAAGTTTATACCGGGAAACATCCCAGGGCGGTCTGGCCAGGGCATTCAAACCTCAAAATAATGCAAGAGTTTAGTCTTTTTGTAAGTAAACAGAGGACAGGTACACCGCGCCCCCTCGTTCCCAGGCTCCAGCCTGGGGACGTTAAGTACTTGCGGCTCCAGCCGCTTCTTAATATCAAAACCTGGATTCCGGCTTTCGCCGGAATGACGATAATGAGCTTCACTTTGCTTTAACCGTCACCCCGGATCCCGGATCAAGGTCCGGGACAGGCTTTGATCCGGGGTCCAGTTTTTTTGAAGTTACTTATAAAATTATAAGGAATAACAAAATGCATAGTCAAAACAAACAGGTATCGCCGGGCACTGGGCTCATTATTGCCTGCTCAGCTCTAATTGCAGGCAATCTGGTGGGGGCTGGGATTCTTGGTCTGCCAATAAATACAGGACTTGCAGGTCTTGGTCCATCAATGCTGGCCATGATTGCAGGCGGGGCAATGATGTTTTTAACCGCTGTAATCCTTGGAGAGCAGTCAGCCAAAGGCCGAAACGAGACTTTTGACTACCCTTCCCTGTATGAAACTTTTCTGGGCAGATTCGGCAAATGGGCAGCCATCATTGCCAATATGATAATCCTTTATGGACTGCTAACCGCATATTTTACTGGAGGAGCTAAGATTGTAGCCAGTCTGGCAGGAATTGAGGGTCAGGCAACGCTGGTTACCCTGTTTTTTGCCATGCCCCTGATCGTGCTGACATGCATAAACTTATCCATTATTCAGCGCCTGAATACTTTTCTGGTGATTTTTCTTGCTGGAACGTTTATTCTGCTGGTGGCCTTAAGTTCCGGACACGTAGAATTATCAAGGGCTAATTATTCAGACTGGTTTTTTTTACCAGCCACCCTGCCCATCATTGTTACGGCATTTCATTTCCATAACATAATCCCCACGGTCAGCACTCAGCTGAACTGGGATATGAAGGCTTTTAAAAAGGCAGTATTGCTGGGAATGTTTATGGCCTTTATCATGAATTCCCTGTGGGTTCTGGTGGGCATCGGAGTGGTACCCCTGACTGGCGAAAACAGTATTCTTGCTGCCTGGCACACCAATACTCCGGCTACAATTCCCATGGGAGTCATTATTGCAAATCCTGTATTTATAATAATGGGATCTGTTTTTGCCCTGGTGGCCATTTCCACATCATTTCTTGCCAATGGTCTGGGTTTACAGGGATTTCTCCGTGATCTTCTCTATAACACCTTTGGAATAAACAACCGGGTTATGGTTATCTTTGCCACCTTTACCCCCCCTCTTCTAACTGCGCTTGTCTATCCTGATATCTTTCTCAAAGCTCTGGACATTGTTGGAGGCGTCGGCATTGTAATTTTATTCGGCATCCTTCCTACACTCATAGTCATCTTAGATAAAGCCCATTCTACCAAAATGCGCATTATATGCAGTCTGGCCTTAGTTTTTGCAGGAGCCATCCTGTTGATGGAAATTTTTCAGGAAATAGGAATGCTGCGCCTTCATCCGTGGGCGGACATCCATGCTTCAGGTAATTAACTTGAGAGTTCAAGGTCCCTGGTTTTTTCGTTCTTGGTTGTAAGCTCTTCACCCGGGCGGACCGGGACCGCACCTGTGAGTAACTTTAAGACTCTGTCACTTTTCTGAAAACTGGGACAGTCCCCGCGAGGTACTATAAAAAAGATTGATACTGCATTGGTTCCTGGAAGAGATTTGCTTAAATGAAAAAATTTACACAGCGAGGGACAGTCCCTGTGCCAGGCGCAAAGTTCCCATCTTTGACGGAACTTTTCAGGCAAATGTGCATGAATCATAAGCAGAAATCGTAAAAATGTGAAAACTGTAACCAACTGATTTTATTAGAAAAACGATTCTAGTTACTTGTAAGAAATAAAGTCAATATATTTGCATAGGATGTAGCGCACCAGGCAGGCTATCTTAGTGATGGCGGGCAACTTTGTGATCATGAAGGGGAGCATTCAAGGCTTGACTGCCGTATTTGGTACTTTCCTCAATTTTTCAATATTAATTCTGTTGGATATAATTCGCAAAACCGTGCTGAATCTCCACTTTCCGGGACAAAAGTCATGGCGCTGGGGACATATCACTTAGAGAAAGGCCTATGAATTCAGCAGTGTATTGCTGATGCGAAGCCAGAATGTTGACAGCTTTTCTGCGAAGAACATTAAGATTAATATGTTTTTTGTTTAGTTTTACTTCAGCCATGACCAGTTTTTTGTCCATATCATTGACCGCCACGATATCGATCTCATTTTTATTCTTGCGCTCCCATGAAGGTCCAATGCGGTTGAATTTTCCAGACAGTTTCATCTCTTGAATAAAGTACTTTTCCAGGAATGCCCCGCTGAAGGTGTCCAAGTCACGCTGTACTACATTGAATACATAGTCCATGTTGCCCATCTCTACGGCACTCAGGTTTTTGAAAATGAAGCGAAACCAGAAGTTAAGAAAGTTATCATCTATGGCATACTTCTGATTTCTACTTCCTGGTTTGGCGAAAAGCGGTCTGACCTTGTGGATGATTCCATAGTCTTTTTCCATTCGTTCCAAGTGGCCGCCGATATTTTTCCCAAGAAGACTTTCCATTTCAGGTCTGGCTGTTCTTGAACCGGCAATAAGGGATAAAATTGAAAAATAGGTTGCATGATCCTTTCCAAATTCATCAATCAATACATCGCGGCCCTCATAGAGAAAAAAAGAATGCTCATCAAGCACAGCCCGGATCATGCTGTCCAGGCTCAGGGCATTTTGTTCAACCAGCAGCTCAATGTATCTGGCAATTCCTCCAGTAAGCATAAAAAAACACAGCAAATCCCTGTTTGAATAATCCGGATGGTAATCACTCATTATCTGCTTGAGAATGTTTGTGCCAAGAGGTTTAAGCACTATTTTCCTGTCTGCCCGGCCATAAAGAGGCTCTTTGCTGTTTTCAAAGATTTTTTTCATTAAAGAATATACAGAACCACAAAGCACAAGGTTCATTTTTGAACGTTCTTTGTATGTATCCCAGAGGTGCTGTATTTCAGAATATACAGCAGGATTGACCGTAACAAACTCCTGGAATTCATCTATTGCAAGGGTAAATGGATGATTGCAGGAGTACTCAAGCAGATACTCAAATATCTGGGAAAAGCTTGAAATCTGGCCTATGATTTTAGCTCCCAGGGATTCCTGAATAATACTGCAGTACTCTTCACAAAGTAAGTTTTCATTTTTTTTGGCTACAAAAAAATATACAAGATTATCAGAAGAAAATGCCTCTTTGATTAATCTGGTTTTACCAACTCTTCTTCTTCCGACAATAAAGGTCATTCTGGCTTTTTGTCTTGACTGTAAACGCATATCCTGCAGGATCTTCAGCTCAGCTTCCCTGTCATAAAAACGCATGGGCACACTCCGGTATTGCAATTCATGTATCCAGAATCATCGAAACCAGGGTTATCGTAACCCCTGTTTCAATTTCTATATTACATGTCCTGATGAAAGTCCAGTCTGATTTGTTTTTGGGGAAAGAGTCAGGAATCAGGAATCAGATTGATCGTCATGGGGGCAGACCTGACCAAGCGATTGAATTAATCAACCTGCGATTTAACATCCTCGCAGGTTCGATTCCGAACCAGCGGGGTGAGGAGATTGCAAGTAACTACAAAAAACTGGCCACCGGATCAAAGCCTGTCCCGGACCTTGATCCGGGATCCGGGGCTACGATATTTTAAATGCAACTGAGGAGTCTGTTCAGAGCCTCAACCAGCTTATCTTTATCCACAGGCTTGGGAATATAGTCA is drawn from Desulfonatronovibrio magnus and contains these coding sequences:
- a CDS encoding aromatic amino acid transport family protein, which gives rise to MHSQNKQVSPGTGLIIACSALIAGNLVGAGILGLPINTGLAGLGPSMLAMIAGGAMMFLTAVILGEQSAKGRNETFDYPSLYETFLGRFGKWAAIIANMIILYGLLTAYFTGGAKIVASLAGIEGQATLVTLFFAMPLIVLTCINLSIIQRLNTFLVIFLAGTFILLVALSSGHVELSRANYSDWFFLPATLPIIVTAFHFHNIIPTVSTQLNWDMKAFKKAVLLGMFMAFIMNSLWVLVGIGVVPLTGENSILAAWHTNTPATIPMGVIIANPVFIIMGSVFALVAISTSFLANGLGLQGFLRDLLYNTFGINNRVMVIFATFTPPLLTALVYPDIFLKALDIVGGVGIVILFGILPTLIVILDKAHSTKMRIICSLALVFAGAILLMEIFQEIGMLRLHPWADIHASGN
- a CDS encoding ATP-binding protein, whose protein sequence is MRFYDREAELKILQDMRLQSRQKARMTFIVGRRRVGKTRLIKEAFSSDNLVYFFVAKKNENLLCEEYCSIIQESLGAKIIGQISSFSQIFEYLLEYSCNHPFTLAIDEFQEFVTVNPAVYSEIQHLWDTYKERSKMNLVLCGSVYSLMKKIFENSKEPLYGRADRKIVLKPLGTNILKQIMSDYHPDYSNRDLLCFFMLTGGIARYIELLVEQNALSLDSMIRAVLDEHSFFLYEGRDVLIDEFGKDHATYFSILSLIAGSRTARPEMESLLGKNIGGHLERMEKDYGIIHKVRPLFAKPGSRNQKYAIDDNFLNFWFRFIFKNLSAVEMGNMDYVFNVVQRDLDTFSGAFLEKYFIQEMKLSGKFNRIGPSWERKNKNEIDIVAVNDMDKKLVMAEVKLNKKHINLNVLRRKAVNILASHQQYTAEFIGLSLSDMSPAP